A part of Chondrinema litorale genomic DNA contains:
- a CDS encoding BfmA/BtgA family mobilization protein, whose protein sequence is MNLNNLSKEVTNTSKQLCTIKVDNTTHNKLKKLKGRYTYQEYIKIVADYFEKTGIDPDSGEADIKTIVKSLIKETNRVIKVLRGKEREELKKFDEILDALTMTIYKMNSSHLPASQEKNTSPISLKNPVSNNSIEEIRRDIKKIYNTLNTKERCINLFQEYLKKQDWNKSTFGGKYVEDPTELNEEFLNKFHNL, encoded by the coding sequence ATGAATCTTAATAATCTCTCAAAAGAGGTTACTAATACCTCTAAGCAATTGTGTACAATTAAAGTTGATAACACAACACATAACAAGTTAAAAAAGCTAAAAGGAAGATATACATATCAGGAATATATTAAAATAGTAGCTGACTATTTTGAAAAAACTGGTATTGATCCTGATAGTGGAGAAGCAGATATAAAAACTATTGTTAAATCTCTCATAAAGGAAACCAATAGAGTAATCAAAGTTCTAAGAGGAAAGGAAAGAGAAGAGCTGAAAAAGTTTGATGAAATACTAGATGCTCTCACAATGACTATTTATAAAATGAATAGCTCACACTTACCAGCATCTCAAGAAAAAAACACCTCGCCAATTTCACTAAAAAATCCAGTATCTAATAATTCAATTGAAGAAATTAGGAGGGATATAAAAAAGATATATAACACCCTTAATACAAAAGAAAGATGTATTAATCTATTTCAAGAATATTTAAAAAAACAAGATTGGAATAAGAGTACATTTGGTGGTAAATATGTTGAAGACCCTACAGAATTGAATGAAGAGTTTTTGAATAAATTTCATAATTTATAA
- a CDS encoding ATP-binding response regulator encodes MKTLLENSKKQLLAPSAQVKRKIIILLNITYVILTISFLSSEKITSGYFVPINELYIVYFLAIVLNTFSALYNIKVILFKLGKTSINSWIWEVTIKQNEIFYEKLFATLSIGSVMLMSACNMLGIGNPSNDAILTDFALGHSLILVAVLVINRKGALIWFLIVFLLLIYDTSRLGWDYQYHYMTPSEVESYEAALKNQEDWAVKRKEELKANGLNSPKVTRYFNTWAIFIIVSFMIAYSFYGITSNILKVIPDVIKNIEQAIQNSVKVDYELKQNEASINAFINLSHEFKTPLTLIRNYLDELYIKHGRSDELDAINISVNKILRDVVNFFDHHRISKGIKFYNHDQIVDFSEILMQTIIAYKPIAKKKDISLNLNIKDNNFVKADSSALSRIINNLIDNSIKYSVSGDKIDINLNSENDFIIFSVQDNGIGIPEEKLEAIFQPYYQISSKKNAIDGMGLGLPMIQSIIEELGGELKVISEENKGSTFTVKLLKQSDSKGDKLERYQNYNIALQEYLPTKNDKPKDIIHDTNKPFIMIVEDNYEMSVFLSNTLKDNYNLYIANNGSDAFDKLQKGIHVDLIISDIMMPKMDGYDFRKKVLISNYNHIPFMFLTAKSKEINDSDVDLEEVYYISKPFRKDDLQRKIKTILSVLRKQRIAIVNNAYISLNKNNNHIEHSNELLDDEVILNCKRFELTPKETEIARAIIEGLTYQEISDNMNVSLATIKKHVQNTFKKVDVRNKVGLIKKLQA; translated from the coding sequence ATGAAAACTTTATTAGAAAATTCTAAGAAGCAATTATTAGCTCCTTCAGCACAGGTTAAAAGGAAAATAATAATTCTTCTTAATATCACTTATGTCATTCTTACTATTTCATTTTTATCATCTGAGAAGATTACATCAGGATACTTTGTTCCAATAAATGAATTATACATAGTGTATTTTTTAGCTATTGTATTAAATACTTTTTCAGCTCTATATAACATAAAAGTTATACTTTTTAAGCTTGGAAAGACCTCAATAAATTCTTGGATTTGGGAAGTAACTATAAAGCAAAATGAAATTTTTTATGAAAAGCTTTTTGCTACTTTAAGCATTGGCTCTGTTATGCTTATGAGCGCCTGTAACATGCTAGGTATTGGAAATCCTAGTAATGATGCAATACTCACAGACTTTGCACTTGGACATTCTCTAATTTTAGTAGCTGTATTAGTTATAAATAGGAAGGGTGCTTTAATCTGGTTCCTAATTGTTTTTCTTTTACTAATATACGATACATCACGATTAGGGTGGGATTATCAATATCATTACATGACTCCGAGTGAAGTAGAAAGTTATGAAGCAGCATTAAAAAATCAAGAAGATTGGGCGGTCAAAAGGAAAGAAGAATTAAAAGCCAATGGTTTAAACTCACCAAAAGTAACTCGCTATTTTAATACTTGGGCAATATTCATAATTGTATCTTTCATGATTGCCTATTCATTTTATGGAATTACATCAAACATTTTAAAAGTGATTCCAGATGTCATAAAAAATATTGAACAAGCAATTCAAAACAGTGTAAAAGTTGATTATGAATTAAAGCAAAATGAAGCTAGTATAAATGCTTTTATCAACCTTTCTCATGAATTTAAAACTCCTCTAACTTTAATTAGAAACTACTTAGATGAACTCTATATAAAACATGGCAGAAGTGATGAGCTAGATGCTATTAATATTTCTGTCAATAAGATATTAAGAGATGTTGTTAACTTCTTTGATCATCATAGAATTAGTAAGGGAATTAAATTTTATAACCATGATCAAATTGTTGACTTTAGCGAAATACTTATGCAAACAATAATTGCATATAAACCTATTGCTAAAAAGAAAGATATAAGTTTAAACCTGAATATAAAGGATAATAATTTTGTTAAAGCTGATTCTAGTGCGCTTAGCCGAATTATCAACAACTTGATTGATAATTCTATCAAATACAGTGTAAGTGGCGATAAAATAGATATAAATCTAAATTCTGAAAATGACTTTATAATATTTTCTGTGCAAGACAATGGTATTGGAATTCCAGAGGAAAAACTAGAAGCTATCTTTCAACCTTATTATCAAATATCATCAAAGAAAAATGCCATTGATGGAATGGGATTAGGCCTTCCAATGATACAAAGTATTATTGAAGAACTTGGTGGAGAATTAAAAGTCATCAGTGAAGAAAATAAAGGATCAACATTTACTGTAAAATTATTAAAACAATCTGATTCTAAAGGAGACAAACTAGAAAGATATCAAAATTATAACATTGCGCTACAAGAATATTTGCCAACAAAAAATGATAAACCTAAAGATATAATTCATGACACAAACAAACCATTTATAATGATTGTTGAAGACAATTATGAAATGTCTGTTTTCCTAAGCAATACATTAAAAGATAATTACAATCTCTATATAGCCAATAATGGCTCTGATGCTTTTGATAAGTTACAAAAAGGAATACATGTGGATTTAATTATTTCTGATATTATGATGCCTAAAATGGATGGATATGATTTTAGGAAAAAAGTTTTGATAAGTAACTACAACCATATTCCTTTTATGTTTTTAACAGCTAAAAGTAAAGAAATTAATGATAGTGATGTTGACTTGGAAGAAGTTTATTATATATCAAAACCTTTCCGCAAAGATGATTTACAAAGAAAAATTAAAACAATACTTTCTGTTTTAAGGAAACAAAGAATAGCAATAGTTAACAATGCATATATTTCTTTAAATAAAAATAACAATCATATAGAACATTCAAATGAACTCCTTGATGATGAGGTTATACTAAATTGTAAAAGGTTTGAATTGACTCCTAAAGAAACTGAAATAGCAAGAGCAATTATTGAAGGATTAACGTATCAAGAAATAAGCGATAACATGAATGTATCTTTAGCTACAATAAAAAAGCATGTACAGAATACATTTAAGAAAGTTGATGTCAGAAATAAAGTAGGACTTATAAAGAAATTACAAGCATAA